One window from the genome of Streptomyces sp. NBC_00287 encodes:
- a CDS encoding catalase family protein has translation MDPVRYEDYRPAERPAYQEELDAVVAQVAQRTRASVERGPGGRAVRTAHGKTYGLLKATVTVGDNPGFHGQGIFARPTVYDAAVRYSNGLGHQRPDHQLGAACGMGIKLFGVPGTSLLDDEPDSGTFDLNLINNEVFFANTAYDYMVIEELFAELPEGLANPARRKSWMAEFLTRRGTLTDPDGWLWDELFAMLSFTTVPRRNLLSYNYNSMGAFRYGDHIAKIRTVPTAESLASLTHQIVDVRADNEAFRRTLVAEAAERDHSFELQVQLNTDLSRMPVDNTSVKWPEELSPWVTVARVDLPRQDIGDDDNVAAADATSITPWRSREEHRPIGEIQRVRQEVYRRSSIERHRINGQQRREPVSSAQLLG, from the coding sequence ATGGATCCCGTCCGTTACGAGGATTACCGTCCCGCCGAACGTCCGGCTTACCAGGAGGAGTTGGACGCAGTGGTCGCACAGGTGGCGCAGCGCACCCGCGCCTCGGTCGAGCGCGGGCCGGGCGGGCGCGCCGTCCGGACCGCCCATGGAAAGACGTACGGACTTCTCAAGGCCACCGTCACCGTCGGTGACAACCCGGGCTTCCACGGGCAGGGCATCTTCGCCCGGCCCACCGTGTACGACGCCGCCGTGCGCTACTCCAACGGTCTGGGCCACCAGCGTCCCGACCACCAGCTGGGCGCGGCGTGCGGGATGGGCATCAAGCTGTTCGGGGTGCCCGGCACCTCACTGCTGGACGACGAACCGGACAGCGGTACCTTCGACCTCAACCTGATCAACAATGAGGTCTTCTTCGCGAACACCGCCTACGACTACATGGTCATCGAGGAGTTGTTCGCGGAACTGCCCGAGGGCCTGGCCAACCCCGCCCGCCGCAAGTCCTGGATGGCGGAGTTCTTGACCCGCCGGGGCACGCTCACCGACCCCGACGGGTGGCTGTGGGACGAACTGTTCGCCATGCTCTCGTTCACCACCGTCCCGCGCAGGAACCTGCTGTCGTACAACTACAACAGCATGGGCGCCTTCCGGTACGGCGATCACATCGCCAAGATCCGTACCGTGCCGACGGCCGAGTCTCTGGCCTCCCTGACGCACCAGATCGTGGACGTGCGCGCGGACAACGAGGCATTCCGCCGCACCCTGGTCGCCGAGGCCGCGGAGCGGGACCACTCCTTCGAGCTCCAGGTGCAGCTCAACACCGATCTGTCCCGCATGCCGGTCGACAACACCTCGGTGAAGTGGCCCGAGGAGTTGTCCCCCTGGGTGACCGTCGCCCGAGTGGACCTCCCGCGTCAGGACATCGGCGACGACGACAACGTGGCGGCCGCCGACGCCACGTCGATCACACCGTGGCGCTCACGCGAGGAGCACCGGCCCATCGGCGAGATCCAGCGGGTGCGGCAGGAGGTGTACCGTCGCTCGTCCATCGAGCGGCACCGCATCAATGGACAACAGCGGCGCGAACCCGTCAGCAGCGCACAACTGCTCGGCTGA
- a CDS encoding alcohol dehydrogenase catalytic domain-containing protein produces the protein MPPTPRHRALTSHTDRLVCREAISVHDDGDLHIYQGNPFSPELGYTPGHECVGVVVDTGNQVTRFKPGDRVLVPASAGCTLCRSCAAGFTARCERAKSSTELCYGVSPQLPGSQAQALSVPYADINLVPLPEGISDEAAVVLTDNAPTAWYGCRRARIQPGETVLVIGLGPVGLMAAQSAFAMGAARVLGADLVAERRAFAAGLGVEPVEGEDAKAAVRDTEAVVSHRFPSLRRPGGVRTVRQPLRRRPQDSPRPHRLTLSMRGKTGLPSHTGAPPGAGELLMRG, from the coding sequence TTGCCTCCCACGCCTCGGCACCGTGCGCTCACGAGCCATACCGACCGGCTGGTATGTCGCGAAGCCATCTCAGTTCACGACGACGGCGACCTGCACATCTACCAGGGCAACCCGTTCAGCCCGGAACTTGGCTACACACCGGGACACGAGTGTGTCGGCGTGGTCGTCGACACCGGCAACCAGGTCACCCGCTTCAAGCCAGGCGACCGGGTCCTGGTGCCCGCCTCGGCCGGCTGCACACTGTGCCGGTCGTGCGCGGCCGGGTTCACCGCCCGGTGCGAGCGCGCCAAGTCCAGTACGGAGCTCTGCTACGGCGTGAGCCCCCAACTCCCCGGCAGCCAGGCCCAGGCACTCTCCGTGCCGTACGCCGACATCAACCTGGTGCCCCTGCCCGAGGGCATCTCCGACGAGGCCGCCGTCGTCCTCACCGACAACGCCCCGACGGCCTGGTACGGCTGCCGCCGCGCCCGCATCCAGCCCGGCGAGACCGTCCTGGTCATCGGCCTCGGCCCGGTCGGCCTGATGGCCGCCCAGTCCGCCTTCGCGATGGGCGCCGCCCGCGTGCTCGGTGCGGACCTGGTCGCGGAGCGCCGCGCCTTCGCCGCCGGCCTGGGGGTCGAGCCGGTCGAGGGCGAGGACGCGAAGGCCGCCGTGCGGGACACGGAGGCGGTCGTCTCCCACCGCTTCCCCTCTCTCCGAAGGCCCGGCGGCGTACGAACTGTTCGCCAACCGCTCCGACGGCGTCCGCAAGATTCTCCTCGACCCCACCGGCTGACCCTGTCCATGAGAGGGAAGACAGGGCTTCCCTCTCATACAGGGGCACCTCCTGGTGCGGGTGAACTGCTCATGCGCGGCTGA